Proteins from one Chitinophaga oryzae genomic window:
- the argH gene encoding argininosuccinate lyase: MKLWQKDKASLDAVEKFTVGKDREMDAFLAPFDVLGSMAHITMLQSIGLLEAGELTILKQELKKIYQDIQDGNFVLEEGVEDIHSQVELLLTRRLGEVGKKIHSGRSRNDQVLVDLKLFLRHELQMMVSSVKALFDLLQQKSEAYKDHLIPGYTHLQIAMPSSFGLWFGAYAESLVDDLTMLQGAYKVVNKNPLGSAAGYGSSFPLDREMTTRLLGFDTLNYNVVYAQMGRGKTEKIVSFALAGIAATIAKMAMDACLFMNQNFGFISFPDELTTGSSIMPHKKNPDVWELIRSHGNKLQALPNEIAMMITNLPSGYHRDLQLLKENLFPAFQTLRDCIDMSRLMLENIRIKENILDDDKYQYLFSVEVVNNLVLQGTPFREAYKQVGMDIEHGTFSPSREVKHTHAGSIGNLCTAQIAAQMDAVIKGFPFEAVEKAIRELLEK; the protein is encoded by the coding sequence ATGAAACTGTGGCAAAAAGATAAGGCATCGCTGGATGCCGTAGAGAAATTCACGGTGGGCAAAGACCGCGAAATGGATGCCTTCCTGGCGCCGTTCGATGTGCTGGGCTCTATGGCGCACATCACTATGCTGCAAAGCATCGGGCTGCTGGAAGCCGGTGAGCTGACTATCCTGAAGCAGGAGCTGAAGAAGATCTACCAGGATATCCAGGATGGTAATTTTGTGCTGGAAGAAGGCGTGGAGGATATTCACTCACAGGTGGAGCTGCTGCTGACCCGTCGCCTGGGTGAAGTAGGTAAAAAGATACACAGCGGCCGTTCCCGCAACGACCAGGTGCTGGTAGACCTGAAGCTGTTCCTCCGTCACGAGTTGCAGATGATGGTGTCTTCCGTGAAAGCGCTGTTCGACCTGTTACAACAGAAAAGCGAAGCATACAAAGATCACCTGATCCCTGGGTATACGCACCTGCAGATCGCCATGCCTTCTTCTTTCGGATTGTGGTTTGGCGCTTATGCGGAGAGCCTCGTCGATGATCTCACCATGCTGCAGGGGGCTTATAAAGTGGTGAACAAAAATCCGCTCGGCTCCGCTGCCGGTTATGGTTCTTCGTTCCCCCTGGACCGTGAGATGACCACTCGTTTGCTTGGTTTCGACACGCTTAACTATAACGTGGTATATGCCCAGATGGGGCGCGGTAAAACTGAAAAGATCGTGTCTTTCGCGCTGGCCGGCATCGCTGCTACCATCGCCAAAATGGCCATGGACGCGTGCCTGTTCATGAACCAGAATTTCGGCTTTATCAGCTTCCCGGATGAACTGACCACCGGTTCCAGCATCATGCCGCACAAGAAGAACCCGGACGTATGGGAATTGATCCGCTCTCATGGCAATAAGTTGCAGGCGCTGCCCAACGAAATCGCCATGATGATCACCAACCTGCCTTCCGGTTACCACCGCGATCTGCAATTGCTGAAAGAGAACCTGTTCCCCGCTTTCCAGACGCTGCGCGACTGCATCGATATGAGTCGCCTTATGCTGGAGAATATCCGCATCAAAGAAAATATCCTCGATGATGACAAGTACCAGTACCTGTTCAGCGTGGAAGTGGTGAACAACCTGGTGCTGCAAGGCACGCCTTTCCGCGAGGCTTACAAGCAGGTAGGCATGGACATTGAGCATGGTACTTTCTCGCCGTCCAGGGAGGTGAAACACACCCATGCCGGCAGCATCGGTAACCTGTGCACCGCGCAGATAGCCGCGCAGATGGACGCGGTGATCAAAGGGTTTCCGTTTGAGGCGGTGGAGAAAGCGATAAGGGAATTGCTGGAGAAGTAA
- a CDS encoding aspartate aminotransferase family protein gives MKLFDVYPVNDIIIDKAAGSNVWDDKGTEYLDLYGGHAVISIGHTHPHYVKRLTDQLHKVGFYSNSVKMPLQEELAALLGKVSGKADYQLFLCNSGAEANENALKLASFYNGKKKVIAFRKAFHGRTSLAVAATDNPKIVAPVNETDNVVFLPWEDEAALEAAFKQHEVSSVIIEGIQGVGGINVASESFLRKIRSLCDAHNAVFIADSVQCGYGRSGKFFSHDFAGVDADIYSMAKGMGNGFPIGGIIVSPKFKAVHGMLGTTFGGNHLACAAALAVLETIESEKLIDNAASVGAYLMEELRKFSQVKEVRGRGLMIGIEMPEELAHVRKNLLGVHKIFTGEAKPNVIRLLPSLALTKAHADQFLEAFRKEVK, from the coding sequence ATGAAACTTTTCGACGTTTATCCTGTAAACGATATCATTATAGACAAAGCCGCCGGTTCCAACGTATGGGACGATAAAGGCACCGAATACCTGGACCTGTACGGCGGTCATGCTGTTATCTCCATCGGTCATACCCACCCGCACTATGTAAAAAGGCTGACCGACCAGCTGCATAAGGTAGGCTTCTATTCCAACTCCGTGAAGATGCCGCTGCAGGAAGAGCTGGCTGCCTTGCTGGGCAAAGTGTCCGGCAAAGCCGACTATCAGCTGTTCCTGTGCAACTCCGGCGCCGAAGCCAACGAGAACGCGCTGAAACTGGCGTCTTTCTATAACGGTAAAAAGAAAGTGATCGCTTTCCGCAAAGCATTCCACGGACGGACTTCCCTCGCCGTGGCAGCCACCGACAACCCGAAGATCGTAGCGCCGGTGAACGAGACCGACAATGTAGTGTTCCTGCCATGGGAAGACGAAGCTGCACTGGAAGCCGCTTTTAAACAACATGAAGTATCTTCTGTTATCATTGAAGGTATCCAGGGCGTAGGCGGCATCAACGTAGCCAGCGAGTCTTTCCTGCGGAAGATCCGGAGCCTGTGCGATGCGCACAACGCCGTTTTTATCGCTGACTCCGTACAATGCGGTTATGGCAGAAGCGGTAAATTCTTCTCCCACGATTTTGCCGGTGTGGATGCTGATATCTATTCCATGGCAAAAGGCATGGGTAACGGTTTCCCGATAGGCGGCATTATCGTCTCCCCGAAATTCAAAGCAGTACATGGTATGCTGGGCACCACTTTTGGAGGTAACCACCTGGCCTGTGCAGCAGCCCTCGCGGTACTGGAAACGATCGAAAGCGAAAAGCTGATCGACAACGCCGCCAGCGTAGGCGCTTACCTGATGGAAGAGCTGCGGAAGTTCTCCCAGGTAAAAGAAGTAAGGGGCCGCGGTCTGATGATCGGTATCGAGATGCCGGAAGAACTGGCCCATGTAAGAAAGAACCTGCTGGGCGTTCATAAGATCTTTACCGGAGAAGCCAAGCCGAACGTGATTCGGTTGCTGCCTTCCCTGGCATTGACCAAAGCCCATGCAGATCAGTTTTTGGAAGCGTTTAGAAAAGAAGTCAAATAG
- a CDS encoding IS3 family transposase: protein MDYARDSHKMSIRQALRLFQIHPSVYYYKPLPDGDEDIREKLSELSQLHNRWGFWMMHHYLRNLNHKWNHKRVYRVYTEMGLNMRRKHKKRLPARIMEPLLQPLRPNITWSMDFMHDTLSNGVTFRSFNIIDDYNREALNITIDTSLTSKRIIRQLDQLIAWRGQPLKIRVDNGPEFVAEALSQWAEIRCVELKFIQKGKPFQNGYMERFNRSYREEVLDAFCFTRLGEAQILSNAWMWVYNNQRPHKALGYRSPIDFLCRHQKTNTFPTLQKDEGFEWETLVENVTV, encoded by the coding sequence GTGGATTATGCCCGTGATAGCCATAAAATGAGTATCCGGCAGGCGTTAAGATTGTTTCAAATCCATCCTTCTGTTTACTATTATAAACCATTGCCAGACGGTGACGAAGATATTCGGGAGAAATTATCTGAATTGTCGCAATTGCATAATCGCTGGGGATTCTGGATGATGCACCATTATCTGCGTAATCTGAACCACAAATGGAATCACAAGCGGGTATACAGGGTCTATACAGAGATGGGACTCAATATGAGGCGTAAGCATAAAAAACGCCTACCAGCAAGAATAATGGAGCCATTGCTACAGCCTCTCAGACCTAATATAACCTGGTCCATGGATTTTATGCATGACACACTAAGCAATGGTGTTACTTTCAGATCATTTAATATCATCGATGACTATAACAGAGAGGCTCTAAACATCACTATTGATACCAGCTTAACCAGCAAGCGTATTATCAGGCAGCTGGACCAATTGATTGCCTGGCGTGGACAACCGTTAAAGATCAGAGTCGATAATGGGCCGGAGTTTGTTGCTGAAGCACTCTCTCAATGGGCTGAGATCCGATGTGTCGAACTCAAATTCATCCAGAAGGGTAAACCTTTCCAGAATGGTTATATGGAGCGCTTCAATAGAAGCTACCGCGAGGAAGTATTGGATGCATTTTGTTTTACCCGCCTGGGGGAAGCTCAAATACTTTCAAACGCCTGGATGTGGGTGTACAACAACCAAAGACCACACAAGGCACTGGGTTACAGATCGCCAATAGATTTTCTATGTCGGCATCAAAAAACCAACACATTTCCTACTCTTCAAAAAGATGAAGGATTTGAGTGGGAAACCTTAGTTGAAAACGTTACTGTCTGA
- a CDS encoding M20 family metallo-hydrolase yields the protein MWNEKLYDVAVALLKQLIATPSLSREEDGTAQVISDFLTAMDIPHERHLNNVWAVNKHFDPAKRNILLNSHHDTVKPNPQYTRDPFSPDVEDGKLFGLGSNDAGGCLVSLIATFLHFYHRTDLEYNFVLAATAEEEISGANGIESILDKLPAIDFAVVGEPTLTQLAIAEKGLMVLDCTAYGKAGHAAREEGENALYKALPDITWFRDFRFPKESETLGPVKMSVTVINTSNKAHNVVPADCSFVVDVRATDQYTLEELLEIIRANVQCEVKPRSMRMRPSFIPMEHPFVQAGITLGKTWYGSPTTSDQALIPATSVKMGPGDSARSHTADEFIYLEEIKAGIDSYIRILEMIQ from the coding sequence ATGTGGAACGAAAAATTATATGACGTGGCTGTGGCGCTGTTAAAACAGCTCATAGCCACGCCTTCTTTAAGCCGGGAGGAAGACGGTACCGCCCAGGTGATCAGCGACTTCCTGACCGCCATGGACATACCGCACGAACGGCATTTGAACAACGTGTGGGCGGTGAACAAACATTTTGATCCCGCCAAACGTAATATCCTGTTGAATTCCCATCATGATACCGTGAAGCCTAATCCGCAATACACCCGCGACCCTTTTAGTCCGGATGTGGAAGACGGCAAGCTGTTCGGGCTGGGCAGTAACGACGCTGGCGGTTGCCTCGTAAGCCTGATCGCCACTTTCCTGCATTTCTATCACCGCACCGACCTGGAGTACAACTTTGTGCTGGCGGCTACTGCAGAAGAAGAGATCAGCGGCGCCAACGGTATTGAGAGTATTCTCGATAAACTGCCGGCCATCGACTTCGCCGTTGTGGGCGAGCCTACGCTGACGCAGCTGGCCATCGCCGAAAAAGGGTTGATGGTGCTGGACTGCACGGCTTACGGCAAGGCGGGCCATGCCGCACGGGAAGAAGGTGAGAATGCCTTGTATAAAGCGCTGCCGGACATTACCTGGTTCCGCGATTTCCGTTTCCCTAAAGAGTCGGAAACCTTGGGGCCGGTAAAAATGAGCGTGACGGTTATCAACACCTCCAACAAGGCGCACAACGTAGTGCCGGCGGACTGCAGCTTCGTCGTGGACGTACGCGCTACCGACCAGTACACGCTGGAAGAGCTGCTGGAGATCATCCGTGCCAATGTACAATGCGAGGTGAAGCCCCGTTCCATGCGGATGCGGCCTTCTTTTATTCCAATGGAGCACCCGTTTGTACAAGCGGGCATCACGCTGGGCAAGACGTGGTACGGTTCACCCACCACATCCGACCAGGCGCTGATACCGGCGACCTCCGTGAAGATGGGGCCCGGCGATTCCGCCCGTTCACATACGGCAGATGAATTCATCTACCTGGAAGAGATCAAAGCAGGTATCGATAGTTATATCCGGATATTGGAGATGATCCAGTAA
- a CDS encoding N-acetylornithine carbamoyltransferase — MKQFISTADVPSVPRLVDIAMNYKKDPFIDKELGKNKTLGMIFLNPSLRTRLSTQVAAKNLGMEAVVFNIDKEGWALEMNDGVVMNGNTTEHVKEAAAVMGQYFDILAIRTFPGLKDKQEDYTEKYINQFIKYAGVPVVSLESATLHPLQSLTDVITIKENWQQPRKPKVVMTWAPHVKALPQAVPNSFAQWMNAWGEVDFVIAHPEGYELDEKFSGNARIEYNQDKALEGADFVYVKNWSSYRDYGKITCTDPSWMVTNDKLKHTNTAKVMHCLPVRRNVVIADEVLDGPQSIVIPEAGNRVWAAQAVLSEILKG, encoded by the coding sequence ATGAAGCAATTTATTTCAACAGCAGATGTGCCCAGTGTCCCGCGGTTGGTGGACATTGCCATGAACTACAAGAAAGATCCTTTCATCGATAAGGAATTGGGAAAAAACAAAACGTTGGGAATGATCTTCCTGAATCCCAGTTTGCGAACACGCTTAAGTACACAGGTAGCTGCTAAAAACCTGGGTATGGAAGCGGTGGTGTTCAACATCGATAAAGAAGGATGGGCGCTGGAGATGAATGACGGGGTAGTGATGAATGGTAATACCACCGAACACGTAAAAGAAGCTGCCGCCGTAATGGGACAGTACTTCGATATACTGGCTATCCGCACCTTCCCGGGGTTGAAAGATAAACAAGAAGACTATACGGAGAAATATATCAACCAGTTCATTAAATACGCAGGCGTACCGGTGGTGAGCCTGGAAAGCGCTACCCTGCATCCTTTGCAGAGCCTGACCGATGTGATCACCATCAAGGAAAACTGGCAGCAGCCCCGCAAGCCGAAAGTGGTGATGACCTGGGCACCGCACGTAAAAGCGCTGCCGCAGGCCGTTCCCAACTCTTTCGCCCAGTGGATGAACGCATGGGGCGAAGTGGATTTTGTGATCGCTCATCCCGAAGGGTATGAGCTGGACGAAAAATTCTCCGGCAACGCCCGTATCGAATACAACCAGGACAAAGCCCTGGAAGGCGCTGACTTCGTGTATGTGAAAAACTGGTCTTCCTACAGGGACTATGGTAAGATCACCTGCACTGACCCCAGCTGGATGGTGACCAACGATAAACTCAAACACACCAATACCGCCAAAGTAATGCACTGTCTGCCGGTGAGAAGAAATGTGGTGATTGCGGACGAAGTGCTGGACGGGCCTCAGTCCATCGTGATCCCTGAAGCGGGCAACCGTGTATGGGCTGCCCAGGCGGTATTAAGCGAAATATTGAAAGGATAA
- a CDS encoding RHS repeat-associated core domain-containing protein, with amino-acid sequence MAGISSNALAGSKYQENRLKYNGKELQRKEFGDGSGLEWYDYGARMYDAQIGRFGKIDRYAKLAEDFSPYHYANNNPLLYIDINGDSVVPVNQVSWPNFDTKNNEIGLNPVTITPNSGSDQSSSGTANTIASSSSWYTWGGRGNYIYGNTTSVLETLPGTFRITNGVQRKFSPKYYNSGWIGGSKAGIKTYKVARWAKVGGVLSLAIGTAMDIKAVDNYYKKGADDPNSTHPAKAGLNLGMGLYGLYYNPLAAGVYFGVDSFYPGGWPGYTDNYEQLLNANQQILGDGFITAPFGALKQ; translated from the coding sequence ATGGCGGGGATATCTTCTAATGCGCTGGCAGGAAGTAAGTATCAGGAGAATAGGCTGAAGTATAATGGAAAAGAGTTGCAGCGTAAGGAGTTTGGGGATGGAAGCGGGTTAGAGTGGTATGATTATGGAGCGAGGATGTATGATGCGCAGATAGGGAGATTTGGTAAGATTGACAGATATGCAAAGCTAGCGGAGGATTTTTCTCCTTATCATTATGCTAATAATAATCCTCTTTTGTACATTGATATTAATGGTGATTCTGTAGTACCTGTTAATCAGGTTAGCTGGCCTAATTTTGATACAAAGAATAATGAAATTGGTTTAAATCCGGTCACGATTACCCCTAATTCGGGATCAGATCAATCAAGTAGTGGTACAGCAAATACTATAGCTTCTTCTTCAAGTTGGTACACGTGGGGCGGCAGAGGAAATTATATATATGGAAATACCACTTCTGTATTGGAAACGCTACCTGGTACATTTAGAATTACTAATGGAGTTCAAAGAAAATTTAGTCCTAAATATTATAATAGTGGCTGGATAGGTGGAAGTAAAGCAGGTATTAAAACGTACAAGGTTGCTAGGTGGGCGAAAGTAGGAGGAGTGTTAAGTTTGGCGATAGGAACGGCTATGGATATTAAAGCCGTCGACAATTATTATAAGAAAGGTGCTGATGATCCTAATTCAACACATCCTGCAAAAGCGGGATTGAATTTAGGTATGGGCCTTTATGGGTTGTATTATAATCCTCTGGCAGCAGGTGTTTATTTTGGCGTGGATTCTTTTTATCCTGGTGGTTGGCCAGGTTATACGGATAATTATGAGCAGTTGCTGAATGCTAATCAGCAGATATTGGGAGATGGGTTTATAACAGCTCCGTTCGGAGCATTAAAGCAATAA
- the argB gene encoding acetylglutamate kinase, which translates to MIDLFIIKVGGNVIDNPVLLQAFLEKFATIPGKKILIHGGGKIATRIGDQLGIESKYVDGRRITDAATIDVVTMVYGGLVNKQLVAKLQAAQCNAIGLTGADANIIPATKRPVKEIDYGFVGDVKPEMVQTTALKALLEAGLTPVFAPLTHDGNGQMLNTNADTIAASLAIALSASYQVRLIYCFEKKGVLHDPNDDNAVINLINKDIYQQLLADKVLSAGILPKLENAFSAINNGVKEVLIGHADDVLSNTTDTVAGTLIC; encoded by the coding sequence ATGATTGACCTGTTTATTATCAAGGTAGGCGGAAACGTTATTGATAACCCGGTATTGCTGCAGGCTTTCCTGGAGAAGTTTGCCACCATCCCCGGTAAAAAGATACTGATACACGGTGGCGGTAAAATCGCCACCCGTATCGGCGATCAGCTGGGCATCGAGTCTAAATATGTAGATGGCCGTCGTATTACCGACGCCGCTACGATCGACGTGGTGACCATGGTATATGGCGGGCTGGTGAACAAGCAGCTGGTAGCTAAACTGCAGGCTGCGCAATGCAACGCCATCGGGCTTACCGGCGCAGACGCCAACATCATCCCGGCCACCAAAAGGCCGGTGAAAGAAATCGACTACGGTTTTGTAGGCGATGTAAAGCCGGAGATGGTGCAGACAACCGCGTTGAAAGCTTTGCTGGAAGCAGGACTCACGCCGGTATTTGCCCCGCTTACCCACGATGGTAACGGCCAGATGCTGAACACCAATGCAGACACCATCGCCGCTTCGCTGGCTATAGCATTGTCTGCCAGCTACCAGGTGAGGCTGATCTACTGTTTCGAGAAAAAAGGCGTGCTGCATGATCCTAATGATGACAATGCCGTCATCAACCTGATCAACAAAGATATCTACCAGCAGCTGCTGGCAGACAAGGTGCTGTCGGCCGGTATCCTGCCTAAACTGGAAAACGCCTTCTCCGCCATCAACAACGGCGTGAAGGAAGTGCTGATAGGACACGCCGACGATGTGCTGAGCAATACCACCGATACGGTAGCAGGCACTTTAATATGCTAG
- the tnpA gene encoding IS66 family insertion sequence element accessory protein TnpA, which yields MKKSKFTESQIIGILNGQESGKSVADICRDHGISQATFYQWKSKYSGLEVNQLKKLKDLESELAQYKKIVAEQAFQITVMKDVIEKKL from the coding sequence ATGAAAAAATCAAAATTTACAGAAAGCCAGATTATTGGGATTCTAAATGGCCAGGAATCAGGCAAATCGGTAGCCGACATCTGTCGTGATCATGGAATAAGCCAGGCGACATTTTATCAGTGGAAGTCGAAATACTCCGGGCTTGAAGTCAATCAGTTAAAGAAACTGAAGGATCTGGAGTCGGAACTTGCCCAGTACAAAAAAATAGTAGCGGAACAAGCCTTTCAGATCACCGTAATGAAAGATGTCATAGAAAAAAAGCTCTAA